In Stutzerimonas stutzeri, a genomic segment contains:
- the pepN gene encoding aminopeptidase N: MRTEQPKVIHLKDYQAPEYLIDETHLTFELYEDRTLVHAQLVMRRNPDAGNGLPRLELHGQDLELLSLSINDRQLGLGDYEVAGECLTLQPGVASFTLDSTVVIHPESNTALEGLYKSGSMFCTQCEAEGFRKITYYLDRPDVMSKFTTTVSAQKQAYPILLSNGNPLASGEENDGRHWVTWEDPFKKPAYLFALVAGDLWCVEDSFTTMSGRNVALRIYVEPENIDKCQHAMDSLKKSMKWDEEAYGREYDLDIFMIVAVNDFNMGAMENKGLNIFNSSAVLARAETATDAAHQRVEAIVAHEYFHNWSGNRVTCRDWFQLSLKEGFTVFRDSQFSADMNSPTVKRVEDVSYLRTHQFAEDAGPMAHSVRPESFIEISNFYTLTVYEKGAEVVRMIQTLLGEEGFRKGSDLYFERHDGQAVTVDDFVKAMEDANGADLTQFKRWYSQAGTPRLAVSEQYDATAKTYSLTFRQSCPATPGQSEKLPFVIPVSLGLLDGQGNEIALRLQGEQAPAGTSRVLAVDQAEQTFTFVDVSEQPLPSLLRGFSAPVKLEFPYSRDQLMFLMQHDSDGFNRWEAGQQLSVQVLQEMIGQHQRGEALQLDQRLVEALRSLLEDERLDPAMVAEMLSLPSEAYLTEISEVADVDAIHAARDFARQGIATALFDLLWKRYQANRELSRQTSYVAEASHFARRALQNIALSYLMLSGKSEVVAACVEQFEQADNMTERLTALAVLVNSDFTAERDKALEAFAEHFKDNPLVMDQWFSVQAGNTQPGGLERVQRLMQHPAFTLKNPNKVRALIGAFANQNLVNFHREDGAGYHFLADQVIVLNTLNPQIASRLLAPLTRWRKYDASRQALMKAELERILASGELSSDVYEVVSKSLA; the protein is encoded by the coding sequence ATGCGCACCGAACAACCGAAAGTCATTCATCTCAAGGATTACCAGGCGCCTGAGTACCTGATCGATGAAACCCATCTGACCTTCGAGCTCTACGAGGACCGCACTCTGGTCCATGCGCAACTGGTGATGCGGCGCAACCCGGACGCCGGTAATGGACTGCCCCGGCTCGAGCTGCATGGCCAGGATCTGGAACTGCTGTCATTGTCGATCAATGATCGTCAACTCGGTCTAGGCGACTACGAGGTGGCTGGGGAGTGTCTGACCCTGCAGCCCGGTGTGGCGAGCTTCACTCTCGACAGCACGGTGGTGATTCACCCAGAGAGCAATACTGCGCTGGAGGGCCTCTACAAATCCGGCAGCATGTTCTGCACCCAGTGCGAGGCCGAGGGTTTCCGCAAGATTACCTACTACCTCGACCGCCCGGACGTGATGAGCAAGTTCACCACCACGGTCAGCGCGCAGAAGCAGGCCTATCCGATTCTGCTATCCAACGGCAACCCGCTCGCCAGCGGTGAAGAGAATGACGGGCGTCACTGGGTGACTTGGGAAGATCCATTCAAGAAGCCCGCTTACCTGTTCGCGCTGGTGGCCGGGGACCTCTGGTGCGTCGAGGACAGCTTCACCACCATGAGCGGCCGCAACGTGGCGCTGCGCATCTATGTCGAGCCGGAGAATATCGACAAATGCCAGCACGCCATGGACAGCTTGAAGAAGTCGATGAAGTGGGACGAAGAGGCCTACGGTCGCGAGTACGACCTGGACATCTTCATGATCGTCGCGGTCAACGACTTCAACATGGGTGCGATGGAGAACAAGGGCCTCAATATCTTCAACTCCAGCGCCGTGCTGGCGCGCGCCGAAACCGCTACCGATGCCGCGCATCAGCGGGTCGAAGCGATCGTTGCCCACGAATACTTCCATAACTGGTCGGGCAACCGCGTCACCTGTCGCGACTGGTTCCAGCTGTCGCTGAAGGAAGGCTTCACCGTCTTCCGCGACTCGCAGTTCAGCGCTGACATGAACTCGCCGACGGTCAAGCGCGTCGAGGATGTGTCCTACCTACGGACCCATCAGTTCGCCGAGGATGCCGGCCCTATGGCCCACTCGGTGCGCCCGGAATCCTTCATCGAGATTTCCAACTTCTACACCCTGACCGTCTACGAGAAAGGCGCTGAAGTGGTGCGGATGATCCAGACGCTGTTGGGCGAGGAGGGCTTTCGCAAGGGCAGCGACCTGTATTTCGAACGGCATGACGGCCAGGCCGTGACCGTCGACGATTTCGTCAAAGCCATGGAAGACGCCAACGGCGCCGACCTGACCCAGTTCAAGCGCTGGTACAGCCAGGCGGGCACACCGCGCCTCGCCGTCAGCGAGCAATACGATGCAACCGCCAAGACCTACAGCCTGACCTTCCGCCAGAGCTGCCCAGCAACGCCGGGGCAGAGCGAAAAGCTGCCATTCGTGATCCCGGTTTCGCTGGGCCTGCTGGACGGCCAGGGCAACGAGATCGCATTGCGCCTGCAAGGCGAGCAAGCGCCCGCCGGTACTTCCCGCGTGCTGGCGGTCGACCAGGCGGAGCAGACGTTCACCTTCGTCGACGTTTCCGAGCAGCCGCTGCCCTCGTTGCTGCGCGGTTTCTCCGCGCCGGTGAAGCTTGAGTTTCCGTACAGCCGCGATCAGTTGATGTTCCTGATGCAGCATGACTCCGATGGCTTCAACCGCTGGGAGGCGGGGCAGCAGTTGTCGGTGCAGGTGCTGCAGGAAATGATCGGCCAGCATCAGCGCGGCGAGGCGCTGCAGCTGGATCAGCGTCTGGTCGAGGCGCTGCGTAGCCTGCTGGAGGACGAACGCCTGGATCCGGCGATGGTCGCCGAAATGCTCTCGCTGCCGAGCGAGGCCTACCTTACCGAGATCAGCGAAGTGGCGGACGTCGATGCCATTCACGCGGCGCGCGATTTCGCTCGTCAAGGCATCGCCACGGCGCTGTTCGATCTGCTCTGGAAGCGCTACCAGGCCAACCGCGAATTGTCCCGGCAGACATCTTACGTTGCCGAAGCCAGTCACTTTGCCCGTCGTGCCCTGCAGAACATTGCCCTGTCGTATCTGATGCTCAGCGGCAAATCTGAAGTCGTAGCCGCCTGCGTCGAACAGTTCGAGCAAGCGGACAACATGACCGAGCGCCTGACCGCACTCGCGGTGCTGGTCAATTCTGATTTCACGGCCGAGCGCGACAAGGCACTCGAAGCCTTTGCCGAACACTTCAAGGACAACCCGCTGGTAATGGATCAGTGGTTCAGCGTGCAGGCCGGCAATACCCAGCCGGGAGGGTTGGAGCGTGTTCAACGTCTGATGCAGCATCCGGCGTTCACGCTGAAGAACCCGAACAAGGTTCGCGCATTGATCGGAGCTTTCGCCAACCAGAACCTGGTCAATTTTCATCGGGAGGACGGTGCCGGCTACCACTTCTTGGCCGATCAAGTCATCGTGCTGAACACGCTCAACCCGCAGATCGCCTCGCGCCTGCTGGCGCCGCTGACCCGCTGGCGCAAGTACGACGCCAGCCGCCAAGCACTGATGAAGGCCGAGTTGGAGCGGATTCTGGCCTCGGGCGAGCTGTCCAGCGATGTCTATGAGGTGGTCAGCAAGAGCCTTGCTTGA
- a CDS encoding metallophosphoesterase has protein sequence MIVDPERSYDLIGDVHGCAHTLARLLEQLGYSQHGGIWQHPRRRVIFLGDIIDRGPRIREALHLVHDMVEAGQAHCIMGNHEFNALGWYTPAPPESGKRFVREHTPRYEMLLQQTFQQFEDYPDEWQAFREWLMELPLFLQCERFRVVHACWDNAVIDQLRQRLQQGRVDPEFLRDAAFADGFAAKALDRLLRGTDMPLPEGLTLTSAEGFTRSFFRTKFWEEDPKTYGDIVFQPDGLPEKAARLPLSESQKSRLFLYGPDEPLLFVGHYWRSGEPAPIRHNLACLDYSAVKYGKLVAYRLDQETRLDPAKFVWVNVER, from the coding sequence GTGATCGTCGATCCGGAGCGCAGCTACGACCTCATTGGGGACGTGCACGGTTGCGCCCATACCCTGGCCCGTCTGCTCGAGCAGCTCGGCTATAGCCAGCATGGTGGCATCTGGCAGCACCCACGGCGGCGGGTGATTTTCCTTGGCGACATCATCGACCGCGGCCCGCGGATCCGCGAGGCATTGCACCTGGTGCACGACATGGTTGAAGCGGGGCAGGCCCACTGCATCATGGGCAATCACGAATTCAACGCGCTGGGGTGGTACACGCCAGCGCCGCCGGAGAGCGGCAAGCGCTTCGTTCGTGAACACACGCCGCGCTATGAAATGCTGTTGCAACAGACGTTCCAGCAGTTCGAGGATTACCCCGACGAGTGGCAGGCGTTTCGCGAATGGCTCATGGAGCTGCCGCTATTCCTGCAATGCGAGCGCTTCCGCGTGGTTCACGCTTGCTGGGATAACGCGGTGATCGACCAGTTGCGCCAGCGTTTGCAGCAAGGGCGGGTCGACCCCGAGTTTCTGCGTGACGCGGCCTTCGCCGATGGATTTGCCGCCAAGGCGCTGGATCGTCTGCTGCGTGGCACCGACATGCCGCTGCCGGAAGGTCTGACCCTGACCAGTGCCGAGGGCTTTACCCGCAGCTTCTTTCGCACCAAGTTCTGGGAAGAGGATCCCAAGACCTACGGCGATATCGTGTTTCAGCCTGACGGCTTGCCGGAGAAGGCGGCGCGCCTGCCACTCAGCGAGAGCCAGAAGAGTCGCCTGTTCCTTTACGGTCCCGACGAGCCATTGTTGTTCGTCGGGCATTACTGGCGTAGCGGCGAACCCGCTCCCATCCGTCATAACCTGGCGTGCCTGGATTACAGTGCGGTGAAATACGGCAAGCTGGTGGCCTACCGGCTCGACCAGGAAACCCGACTCGACCCGGCGAAGTTCGTCTGGGTGAATGTGGAGCGCTAG
- a CDS encoding DUF1853 family protein: MSPSYLAELMPRLLHPQVRDLAWVLMSPPLLSDTPAPQRHPLAASHWASHPDELADWLLSHDSQPSVLEAWLAQHSIRRLGLYYERLWQFALGQAPDVELLVANLPIRQAGHTLGELDLILHDAEGVHHIELAVKFYLGLETGDRRRHDHWLGPGSHDRLDIKLQRLCQHQLKLSSSPPAKALLAELTCGEIDSALWLGGYLFQPGTSGCEPPTGAHPLHLGGHWLRQCDWVNSTAEGATRWQPLHRQAWLAPAQLDGGQPWPAAEVERWIAEVNGKQARLMARLEMDTVGRWAERERLFVVPDSWPG, from the coding sequence ATGAGCCCGTCCTATCTCGCTGAACTGATGCCCCGATTGCTGCACCCTCAGGTGCGTGATCTCGCGTGGGTGCTGATGTCGCCGCCGCTGTTGAGCGATACGCCAGCACCCCAGCGTCATCCGCTCGCAGCCAGTCACTGGGCCTCTCACCCCGACGAACTCGCCGACTGGCTGCTATCGCACGACAGCCAGCCAAGCGTGCTCGAGGCGTGGCTGGCACAACACAGCATCCGCCGGCTGGGCCTGTATTACGAGCGCCTCTGGCAATTCGCGCTGGGCCAGGCGCCGGACGTCGAGCTGCTGGTGGCCAATCTTCCGATTCGCCAGGCAGGTCATACGCTGGGTGAACTGGACCTGATCCTGCACGATGCAGAAGGTGTGCACCACATAGAGCTAGCGGTGAAATTCTACCTGGGCCTGGAAACCGGTGATCGCCGTCGGCACGATCACTGGCTTGGGCCCGGCAGCCATGACCGGCTGGACATCAAACTGCAACGGCTCTGCCAGCATCAGTTGAAGCTCTCGTCGAGCCCACCTGCCAAGGCGCTCCTCGCCGAGTTGACCTGCGGTGAAATCGACAGCGCCCTCTGGCTCGGCGGTTACCTTTTCCAGCCTGGAACGTCCGGTTGCGAGCCGCCTACCGGAGCCCATCCGCTGCATCTCGGTGGGCATTGGCTGCGGCAATGCGATTGGGTGAACTCGACCGCCGAGGGCGCGACGCGCTGGCAGCCGCTGCACCGTCAGGCCTGGTTGGCACCGGCGCAGTTGGATGGCGGGCAGCCTTGGCCAGCTGCGGAGGTCGAGCGCTGGATAGCCGAAGTCAACGGCAAACAGGCAAGGCTCATGGCACGCCTCGAGATGGATACGGTTGGCCGCTGGGCCGAGCGCGAGCGCCTGTTCGTGGTACCCGATAGTTGGCCGGGATGA
- a CDS encoding DUF2797 domain-containing protein, giving the protein MLELGRGALSKMSIQLGAPAQYSFRLDEQRVPVNPLIGKTLRLEYLGAIHCSHCGRKTNKSFSQGYCYPCFKKLPQCDICIMSPEKCHHDFGTCRDPQWGMDFCMTDHVVYLANSSGIKVGITRATQLPTRWLDQGASQALPIMRVATRQQSGMVEDLLRSQVADRTNWRALLKSDAEPINLIEMREQIFDACADGLRDLQQRYGLQAIQPMTDAEVLEIRYPVEAYPTKIVSLDLEKTPVVEGTLRGIKGQYLILDTGVINIRKFTAYQVAASSTP; this is encoded by the coding sequence ATGCTTGAACTCGGACGCGGCGCCCTGAGCAAGATGTCGATTCAGCTGGGTGCGCCGGCGCAGTACTCCTTCCGCCTCGATGAACAGCGGGTGCCGGTCAATCCACTGATCGGCAAGACCCTGCGTCTGGAATACCTCGGCGCCATTCATTGCAGCCACTGCGGTCGCAAGACCAACAAGAGCTTCAGCCAGGGTTACTGCTATCCCTGCTTCAAGAAGCTGCCGCAGTGCGACATCTGCATCATGAGCCCGGAAAAATGCCACCACGATTTCGGCACTTGCCGCGACCCGCAGTGGGGCATGGACTTCTGCATGACCGACCACGTGGTGTACCTGGCTAACTCGTCGGGCATCAAGGTGGGCATCACCCGCGCCACTCAGTTGCCGACGCGCTGGCTCGACCAGGGTGCGAGCCAGGCGCTGCCGATCATGCGCGTCGCTACCCGGCAGCAATCGGGCATGGTTGAAGACCTGTTGCGCAGCCAGGTGGCCGACCGCACCAATTGGCGTGCGCTGCTCAAGAGTGATGCCGAACCCATCAATCTGATCGAAATGCGCGAGCAGATCTTCGATGCCTGTGCCGATGGCCTGCGAGACCTACAGCAGCGCTATGGTCTGCAAGCGATTCAGCCAATGACGGATGCCGAGGTGCTTGAAATCCGCTACCCCGTCGAGGCCTATCCCACCAAGATAGTCAGTCTAGACTTGGAAAAGACCCCCGTCGTAGAAGGCACCCTGCGCGGCATCAAGGGTCAATATCTGATCCTCGACACAGGCGTGATCAACATCCGTAAGTTCACCGCTTACCAGGTAGCCGCAAGCAGCACGCCATAA
- a CDS encoding rhomboid family intramembrane serine protease: MVVVEALRLPLSEDLSGFIALLRRLQVPCRVSEEAGEQVLRVPVDTAEQVRELYERYPQGDGAVVAEQPPRQGGGFLASLRRSPLTATVLLLTMIAAAITMLGENYDTIRWFSFSDFRIDGEYAYFATLEQTLTEGQWWRLITPIFVHFGFLHLAMNSMWYWELGRRIEYRQGALMLLGLTLLFGVVSNLSQYIFGGPGIFGGLSGVLYGLLGHCWLFQKLSPDEAYRLPPGVVVLMLIWLVICLSGVVDVLSFGALAIANAAHVGGLAAGCLTGILGGLLSRRRVAGRRN, encoded by the coding sequence ATGGTCGTTGTAGAGGCGTTGCGTCTGCCGTTGTCAGAAGACCTGAGCGGCTTCATCGCGTTGTTGCGGCGTCTGCAGGTGCCCTGCCGGGTCTCCGAGGAAGCGGGCGAGCAGGTGCTGAGGGTGCCGGTTGATACGGCTGAGCAGGTCCGTGAGCTCTATGAGCGCTATCCGCAAGGGGACGGAGCGGTCGTCGCCGAGCAGCCGCCGCGGCAAGGGGGTGGGTTTCTCGCCAGCCTAAGGCGTAGCCCGCTGACAGCGACGGTACTACTGCTGACGATGATCGCCGCGGCCATCACCATGCTGGGCGAGAATTACGACACCATCCGCTGGTTCAGCTTCAGCGATTTTCGCATCGACGGCGAATACGCCTATTTCGCGACCCTCGAACAGACCCTGACCGAAGGCCAATGGTGGCGGCTGATCACGCCGATTTTCGTGCACTTCGGCTTTCTTCATCTGGCGATGAACTCCATGTGGTATTGGGAGCTCGGCCGGCGCATCGAATATCGCCAGGGTGCCTTGATGCTGTTGGGGTTGACCCTGCTGTTCGGTGTTGTCTCCAACCTGTCGCAATATATTTTCGGCGGGCCCGGTATCTTCGGCGGACTCTCTGGTGTGCTCTACGGATTGCTGGGGCATTGCTGGCTGTTTCAGAAGCTATCGCCGGACGAGGCCTACCGGCTGCCACCCGGCGTCGTGGTGCTGATGCTGATCTGGCTGGTCATATGCCTGAGCGGCGTGGTCGATGTGCTCAGTTTCGGCGCGCTGGCAATCGCCAACGCGGCGCATGTCGGGGGGCTCGCCGCCGGCTGCCTGACCGGTATCCTTGGCGGGCTGCTATCGCGTCGCAGGGTGGCGGGCCGGCGCAATTGA
- a CDS encoding cyclic nucleotide-binding domain-containing protein: MNKPLLPDQVRRLTPLNALSPRQLQSLRDQLIPRPLLATEWLFDDKSEVGSSYFLLTGSLSMQGPDGVARRMFAGSPESCHVFSAGSRLLQVQALEDSSVLVFDSAQLDRLLAWRQSHSDLLLQLATAGELTDWLEELLDNPLFAKVPAENVRNMLGKLDSVELSAGHVLLREGDVGDCCYFLKSGRAEVMIGFGRDEQVVAELGVGACFGEEALLTESPRNATVTLLEDACVLRLARQDFIALLKAPVVAELGLAQANELIAQGAQWLDVRLLDEYQRGHAPQALNMPLHLLRLKTRLLKQDRVYLCYCDSGKRSASAVFLLTQLGYIAYPLRGGLDALSAEDYAALMCEQGSGYLARSGGRTERSG; this comes from the coding sequence ATGAACAAGCCGCTACTCCCCGATCAGGTACGCCGTCTGACACCGCTTAACGCGCTCTCGCCTCGTCAGCTGCAGTCACTGCGCGACCAGTTGATTCCGCGCCCGCTGCTCGCTACCGAATGGCTGTTCGATGACAAGTCCGAGGTCGGGTCGAGCTATTTCCTGTTGACCGGTTCGCTGTCCATGCAAGGCCCGGACGGCGTGGCTCGGCGAATGTTCGCTGGCTCCCCGGAAAGTTGCCATGTGTTCAGTGCCGGCAGCCGACTGCTGCAGGTGCAGGCGCTGGAAGACTCCAGCGTGCTGGTATTCGATAGCGCACAGTTGGATCGTTTGTTGGCCTGGCGCCAGAGCCATTCCGATCTGCTTCTTCAACTGGCGACAGCTGGCGAGCTGACCGATTGGCTCGAGGAGCTGCTGGATAACCCTCTGTTCGCCAAAGTGCCGGCGGAGAACGTACGGAACATGCTGGGCAAGCTCGATTCAGTCGAGCTGTCTGCTGGCCATGTGCTGCTGCGTGAAGGCGATGTCGGGGACTGCTGTTATTTCCTCAAAAGCGGACGCGCGGAAGTGATGATCGGCTTTGGTAGGGATGAGCAGGTGGTGGCGGAGTTGGGCGTCGGTGCCTGTTTCGGTGAAGAAGCCTTGCTGACCGAGAGCCCGCGCAACGCCACTGTGACGTTGCTCGAAGACGCCTGTGTGCTGCGTCTGGCACGGCAGGATTTCATTGCGCTGCTGAAGGCTCCGGTGGTAGCCGAGCTGGGGCTGGCACAGGCGAACGAACTGATCGCTCAAGGCGCGCAATGGCTGGATGTCCGGCTGCTGGACGAGTACCAGCGTGGCCATGCGCCGCAGGCGCTGAATATGCCGCTGCATCTGCTGCGCCTGAAAACGCGCCTGCTGAAGCAGGACCGGGTCTACCTGTGCTATTGCGACAGCGGCAAGCGTAGCGCCAGTGCAGTCTTTTTGCTGACCCAGCTGGGCTATATCGCTTATCCGCTGCGTGGCGGGCTCGATGCTCTGTCGGCGGAGGATTACGCAGCCTTGATGTGCGAACAGGGCAGTGGTTATCTGGCGCGCTCGGGTGGGCGCACCGAGCGTAGCGGCTAG
- a CDS encoding NAD(+) kinase has protein sequence MDQFRNIGIIGRLGSSQVLDTIRRLKRFLVERHLHVILEENIAEVLPGHGMQTSSRQRLGESCDLVIVVGGDGSLLGAARAMARHRVPVLGINRGSLGFLTDIRPDDLEEKVAEVLSGQYTLENRFLLEAQVRRFEESIGEGDALNDVVLHPGKSTRMIEFELYIDGQFVCSQKADGLIVATPTGSTAYSLSAGGPIMHPRLDAIVIVPMYPHTLSSRPIVVDGNSELKIVVSPNMQIYPQVSCDGQNHFTCAPGDTVTVRKKPQKLHLIHPLDHNYYEVCRTKLGWGSRLGGGE, from the coding sequence ATGGATCAGTTCCGCAATATCGGCATCATCGGCCGCCTGGGCAGTTCTCAGGTGCTGGATACCATTCGCCGGCTGAAGCGGTTCCTCGTAGAGCGCCATCTGCACGTCATTCTCGAGGAGAACATTGCCGAGGTGCTGCCGGGCCATGGCATGCAAACCTCGTCGCGGCAGAGGCTGGGCGAGTCCTGTGATCTAGTCATCGTGGTCGGGGGGGACGGCAGCCTGCTCGGTGCCGCGCGGGCGATGGCCAGGCACCGTGTTCCGGTGCTCGGAATCAACCGTGGCAGCCTGGGTTTCCTCACCGATATTCGACCCGACGACCTGGAAGAGAAGGTCGCCGAAGTGCTCAGTGGGCAGTACACCCTAGAGAACCGCTTTCTGCTCGAGGCACAGGTGCGGCGCTTCGAAGAGTCCATCGGAGAGGGGGACGCGCTCAATGATGTGGTGCTACATCCGGGAAAATCGACCCGGATGATCGAGTTCGAGCTTTACATCGATGGCCAGTTCGTCTGCAGCCAGAAGGCCGATGGGCTGATCGTGGCCACCCCGACGGGCTCTACGGCCTACTCGCTGTCCGCCGGCGGGCCGATCATGCATCCGCGTCTGGATGCCATCGTCATCGTGCCGATGTATCCGCACACCTTGTCCAGCCGACCAATTGTGGTAGATGGCAACAGCGAGCTGAAAATTGTGGTCTCACCGAACATGCAGATCTACCCGCAAGTCTCGTGCGACGGCCAGAACCATTTCACCTGTGCGCCAGGCGATACCGTCACCGTGCGCAAGAAACCGCAGAAACTGCACCTCATCCATCCGCTTGACCACAACTACTACGAGGTCTGCCGTACCAAGCTTGGCTGGGGCAGTCGCCTTGGTGGAGGGGAATAG
- a CDS encoding 1-aminocyclopropane-1-carboxylate deaminase/D-cysteine desulfhydrase gives MHVPAFSTLSPEASLVPLQPVDLPWLQQANVQLAVLRLDLIDPELSGNKWFKLVHHLHAAQAAGAPGLISLGGPHSNHLHALAASAKRFGLASVGLVRGHPQRTATAEDLQGFGMQLHWLGYAGYRARHQPNFFDAWRQRYPNYHCIPEGGGGLAGALGCSPLVLRVREQLAALGWNDYDGWWLAAGTGTTLAGLVIGEAGQGNRRVHGAMAGPPSHGVAQEVGRLLGEAGLTCANYQLIDASRGGFGQFDEALARFMVETERATGLPLEPVYTAKAMMALRLYVERGYFAPGTRLIFVHTGGLQGRRDAQAQLDELLR, from the coding sequence ATGCACGTGCCCGCATTTTCAACGCTTTCTCCAGAGGCATCTCTTGTGCCGTTGCAGCCCGTCGATTTGCCTTGGTTGCAGCAAGCGAACGTACAGCTCGCCGTGCTACGTCTGGATTTGATTGATCCCGAATTGTCTGGAAACAAGTGGTTCAAACTCGTCCATCACCTGCACGCGGCGCAGGCGGCCGGTGCGCCTGGACTGATCAGCCTTGGTGGTCCGCATTCCAATCATCTTCATGCGCTGGCGGCCTCGGCGAAGCGCTTCGGGCTGGCAAGCGTCGGCCTGGTACGTGGTCATCCCCAGAGAACCGCGACTGCGGAGGATCTGCAGGGCTTCGGCATGCAGTTGCACTGGCTGGGTTACGCAGGCTACCGCGCGCGGCATCAGCCGAACTTCTTCGACGCCTGGCGCCAGCGTTACCCGAACTATCACTGCATACCTGAAGGTGGTGGCGGGCTGGCCGGTGCTCTGGGCTGCTCACCTTTGGTGCTCCGCGTACGGGAGCAGCTTGCCGCGCTTGGCTGGAACGACTACGACGGTTGGTGGTTGGCTGCTGGCACCGGTACGACGCTGGCCGGGTTGGTGATTGGAGAGGCGGGGCAGGGTAACCGTCGGGTGCATGGAGCGATGGCGGGGCCGCCGTCTCATGGCGTCGCGCAAGAGGTCGGACGGCTGCTGGGCGAGGCCGGTCTCACCTGCGCAAACTATCAGCTGATCGATGCGAGTCGCGGTGGTTTCGGCCAATTCGACGAGGCGCTGGCGCGCTTCATGGTCGAAACCGAGCGTGCGACCGGGCTACCGCTGGAGCCGGTTTATACGGCTAAGGCGATGATGGCATTGCGCCTTTACGTGGAGCGCGGTTATTTTGCGCCCGGCACGCGGCTCATCTTCGTGCACACCGGTGGCCTGCAGGGTCGGCGCGATGCCCAGGCACAGCTGGACGAACTGCTGCGCTGA
- the chrA gene encoding chromate efflux transporter, which produces MSVTSDHRPHSTAWAIFLVFLRLGLTSFGGPVAHLGYFREEFVHRRHWLDEARYADLVALCQFLPGPASSQVGIAIGLLRGGYRGSLAAWTGFTLPSAIALTLFALGLASWGDAVSDGFLHGLKIVAVAVVAQAVWGMAKNLCTTGARLTLALLAACAVLVLPNAWAQLGVIVLAGVVGWSMFRPAIKASPAPLQSYAGRSTASLFLLLFFALLIVLPALAAASASQWPALLDTFYRTGALVFGGGHVMLPLLQAEVVPNGWVSNDIFLAGYGAAQAVPGPLFTFSAFLGGSMNEGGTRLLSAGLCLVAVFIPSFLLVFGVIPFWDRLRTNHHVQAALAGVSAAVVGLLLAALYDPVWTNAIFGPGDFALALVALVALMAWKLPPWLVVLAGGIAGWAIAALL; this is translated from the coding sequence ATGTCCGTTACCTCTGACCACCGACCGCATTCGACCGCCTGGGCGATATTTCTGGTGTTCCTGCGCCTGGGGCTGACCTCGTTTGGCGGTCCGGTCGCCCATCTTGGCTATTTCCGGGAAGAGTTCGTCCATCGCCGCCACTGGCTGGACGAGGCGCGGTATGCGGATCTGGTTGCGCTCTGCCAGTTCCTACCCGGGCCGGCCAGCAGTCAGGTCGGAATCGCCATCGGCCTGTTGCGTGGCGGTTACCGCGGCTCGCTAGCCGCCTGGACCGGTTTTACCCTGCCTTCGGCGATCGCGCTGACGCTGTTTGCCCTTGGCCTCGCCAGCTGGGGCGACGCCGTTTCGGATGGATTCCTGCACGGTCTGAAAATCGTCGCGGTAGCGGTCGTGGCCCAGGCCGTATGGGGGATGGCGAAAAATCTGTGTACCACTGGGGCGCGGCTAACCCTCGCGCTGTTGGCGGCCTGCGCGGTACTGGTCCTGCCCAATGCATGGGCGCAGCTTGGGGTCATCGTACTGGCCGGCGTGGTTGGGTGGTCGATGTTTCGCCCGGCGATAAAGGCCTCTCCGGCTCCACTACAATCTTATGCGGGACGCTCGACCGCCAGCCTGTTTCTACTGCTGTTCTTCGCCCTGCTGATTGTGCTGCCCGCGCTGGCCGCCGCCTCGGCCAGTCAGTGGCCGGCATTGCTCGATACCTTCTATCGAACCGGCGCGCTGGTCTTTGGCGGAGGTCATGTAATGCTGCCGCTGCTGCAGGCCGAGGTCGTGCCCAACGGCTGGGTCAGCAATGATATTTTCCTTGCCGGCTATGGCGCTGCCCAGGCGGTACCGGGGCCGCTGTTCACCTTTTCCGCCTTTCTCGGCGGGTCGATGAACGAGGGCGGCACCCGTTTGCTAAGCGCAGGTTTATGCCTCGTCGCGGTATTCATTCCTTCGTTTCTTCTGGTGTTCGGCGTAATTCCATTCTGGGACCGGCTGCGAACCAACCATCATGTGCAGGCGGCGCTAGCTGGGGTGAGTGCCGCGGTGGTCGGTCTGTTACTGGCGGCGCTGTACGATCCGGTCTGGACCAATGCGATATTCGGGCCTGGCGATTTTGCGCTGGCGTTGGTCGCCTTGGTCGCCTTGATGGCCTGGAAGTTGCCCCCCTGGCTGGTGGTGCTGGCCGGCGGCATCGCTGGCTGGGCGATTGCCGCATTGCTCTAA
- a CDS encoding YeaC family protein yields MSSFIEAIENITPEIYESLKTAVELGKWSDGRKLTPEQKETCLGAMIAWEAQNLPEEERTGYMGGQECASKSKNKAPIDTSLFAPASGTRH; encoded by the coding sequence ATGTCGTCCTTTATCGAAGCCATCGAAAACATCACCCCCGAAATTTATGAAAGCCTCAAAACCGCCGTCGAACTGGGCAAGTGGAGCGACGGGCGCAAGCTGACGCCCGAGCAGAAGGAAACCTGCCTCGGCGCGATGATCGCCTGGGAAGCCCAGAATCTGCCGGAAGAAGAGCGCACCGGTTACATGGGTGGCCAGGAATGCGCCTCCAAGAGCAAGAACAAGGCGCCGATCGACACCAGTCTGTTCGCCCCGGCTTCCGGGACCCGACACTGA